The region GCTTATCTAAACTTGTCCACATGGGGACCGGGCCCAAGTAACCCGTTGTAGGAATTATCATCACCCAGAGCCATCTACTTAGCGCTTGGCGATGATCCAGACTGCATGGACGATCCCGGGGATGTATCCTAACAGGGTCAATAGAATATTCAGCCAGAATGCTCCCCCGATTCCAACCTGAAGAAAAACACCAAGTGGAGGCAAAAGAATCGCAATCAGAATGCGCAGTAAATCCATAGTCAATCTCCCTGTTGTTCAAGTGTCGCTGACAGTCTACTGTATTGGAGAAAGGTCCTCATCTGTCAAATATAATCCGTACGAGTATAATTCTTGTACTCAATCAATGGGAGCTTGGTGACCTCCGTGACTTCGCCATAACCTTGATTGTTTTTCCTTCAAAACTGCCCGGACTCTGAACGATTTCTCCAATTGGCGTGAATCCAAATGGCAGGTAGTCACAACCGGCGAGGAGGAGAAAGAGCCAGAAGGAAAAGATTAAGGATATTCGGACCCGCATGACAAATCCCCTTGCTGCCTGAACAAGACGGTATTGGTCATTCC is a window of Desulfuromonadales bacterium DNA encoding:
- a CDS encoding YqaE/Pmp3 family membrane protein; this translates as MDLLRILIAILLPPLGVFLQVGIGGAFWLNILLTLLGYIPGIVHAVWIIAKR